A portion of the Eubacterium maltosivorans genome contains these proteins:
- a CDS encoding plasmid pRiA4b ORF-3 family protein: MASQPIYQFYAELKDYEPKIWRRFQLMNNITMARLGYILMTLFEMQASHLFCFDVHVIDNLRKSIEGRDTKVSIDLMVDMFRKNPKHSELRVELIDEESFFGFEGRVSDAAETKVKHILTEKMETMTFSYDYGDGWEIELVLEEIDAEKELSGNELPRVLEGEGYGIIEDCGGPGGLEELAKAFKEKKGPQYQRYTEWLGVDELDLSSFDLEDMNYRLKKVPRIYKDAYEYGLEPTKQSMDLLVRKYKK; the protein is encoded by the coding sequence ATGGCCTCACAACCAATTTATCAATTTTACGCTGAACTGAAGGATTATGAACCAAAGATATGGCGTCGCTTTCAGTTGATGAACAATATCACAATGGCGCGCCTGGGTTATATCCTGATGACGCTGTTTGAAATGCAGGCGAGTCATCTGTTTTGTTTCGATGTTCATGTAATCGATAATCTGCGCAAAAGCATAGAGGGCAGAGACACAAAAGTGTCAATTGATCTTATGGTTGACATGTTTCGGAAAAATCCTAAACATTCCGAGCTGCGTGTTGAATTGATTGATGAGGAAAGTTTTTTCGGATTTGAAGGCCGCGTTTCAGACGCCGCAGAAACAAAAGTTAAGCATATTCTTACTGAGAAAATGGAGACCATGACTTTTTCCTACGATTACGGTGATGGCTGGGAAATAGAGCTCGTGCTGGAGGAAATAGATGCGGAGAAGGAACTGTCCGGAAATGAGCTGCCGCGCGTGCTTGAGGGTGAGGGCTACGGTATTATCGAGGATTGTGGGGGGCCCGGCGGTCTTGAGGAGCTTGCAAAAGCGTTTAAGGAGAAAAAAGGGCCGCAGTATCAGCGATACACGGAGTGGCTCGGTGTTGATGAGCTGGATCTATCCTCATTTGATCTCGAAGACATGAATTACCGCCTAAAGAAGGTGCCACGAATTTATAAAGATGCCTATGAATACGGTCTGGAACCCACAAAGCAGTCCATGGATTTGCTTGTGAGAAAATATAAAAAATAG
- a CDS encoding DUF3841 domain-containing protein, whose product MKIKLWTIQHEKAYHKFIQTGIWRADPSYSIFDEEFRDAYDWLASQMDMRIGSRPEGVKYPMWAWYQWEGERKRCDLRCGGYAKRGTQMVQVAFEIDDSQVVLSDFDGWHFVLSNSYLAVDEQDFNSFYEKLESGGFTHCDIINFEKKDALLEKCRDKIRMSWDRIFDLDRYTLDWDCPPAQKSIQATFWELRKEQIKKVEFFFCKVMKGDGDVMPTNKQIHEFAVKYLNKYCKNTTSDHEVEEGFAEECFALNFVVDCGRSFTAAYPEANVFCDYAHLEYIIDDVTDVQLLGSAIFSEWRYITHWSVGESLLSNMHRPWFIIAFSRLAALTFEDKTELDMLREPVQKIRIVTNNIWRCPEPEDEVEQYLTMTADGYAWFSGFKYGKGFGKFECIRMQQVYLEKAKINQIFSVLFNYFTEVFDDILIKDIGSWEMTMTNTEGREFFFKSSLCVDYKAEGLYLSEMLRDALKIKDLFVFDGNKNWDKIERIAVNYHRITKSNPKGLQDENSHTETEDYTEQLTIDRESESIEHTQRINSEYAVSHKYQIKKAVLDFLDYFDSDTLFESIEGNPADAVEDPNESREYTITIDFRKKARRIIRGSYDKNGLPEDWPEFIEELSWVMRHYDFGEIFRPSVYYKEKRRASDYIFCSVAFADGGKTYYYLTEDDTIEIGDWVVVPAGKEDHTAIVEVVEIEYFSKDAAPFPIGKTKHIMKKCDEEDLD is encoded by the coding sequence ATGAAAATCAAGCTATGGACCATTCAACATGAAAAAGCATATCATAAATTTATTCAAACCGGAATATGGAGAGCCGATCCTTCATACTCAATATTTGATGAAGAATTTCGTGACGCTTACGATTGGTTGGCGTCTCAGATGGATATGCGCATCGGAAGTCGGCCTGAAGGTGTGAAGTATCCAATGTGGGCCTGGTATCAATGGGAAGGTGAGCGAAAACGCTGTGATTTACGTTGTGGAGGATATGCTAAACGAGGAACTCAGATGGTACAGGTTGCTTTTGAAATTGATGACAGCCAGGTTGTGCTTTCAGATTTTGATGGTTGGCATTTTGTACTGAGTAATAGTTATCTGGCCGTTGATGAACAGGATTTTAACAGCTTCTATGAGAAGTTAGAGTCTGGTGGATTTACCCATTGTGATATTATAAATTTTGAAAAGAAAGACGCTTTGCTGGAGAAATGCAGAGATAAAATTAGAATGAGTTGGGATAGAATATTTGACTTGGATCGATACACACTAGATTGGGATTGTCCCCCGGCTCAGAAATCGATACAGGCCACTTTCTGGGAATTAAGGAAGGAACAGATCAAGAAGGTAGAATTTTTTTTCTGCAAAGTAATGAAAGGAGACGGAGACGTCATGCCTACCAATAAACAGATCCACGAATTCGCCGTCAAATACCTGAATAAATACTGCAAAAACACCACCTCCGATCACGAAGTCGAAGAAGGCTTTGCGGAGGAGTGCTTTGCCCTGAATTTTGTGGTGGATTGTGGTCGGTCATTCACAGCGGCATATCCGGAAGCAAATGTTTTTTGTGATTATGCGCATCTGGAATACATCATTGATGATGTGACAGATGTTCAATTGCTGGGGTCAGCCATATTTTCGGAATGGCGTTATATTACCCACTGGAGTGTGGGGGAAAGCCTGCTCTCGAACATGCACAGGCCTTGGTTTATCATCGCTTTCTCGCGTTTGGCAGCTTTGACGTTTGAAGATAAAACAGAGTTGGATATGTTACGGGAACCGGTACAGAAAATCAGAATTGTTACAAATAATATTTGGCGCTGTCCTGAACCAGAAGACGAGGTGGAGCAGTATCTGACCATGACGGCGGATGGATATGCGTGGTTTTCTGGTTTTAAATATGGAAAAGGATTTGGAAAGTTTGAATGCATTCGTATGCAGCAGGTTTATCTGGAAAAGGCAAAAATCAACCAGATTTTTTCAGTCCTTTTTAATTATTTTACTGAAGTATTTGACGATATTCTTATTAAAGACATCGGGTCTTGGGAGATGACAATGACCAATACCGAGGGGCGGGAATTTTTCTTTAAAAGTTCTTTGTGCGTAGATTACAAGGCTGAGGGATTGTACCTCTCAGAGATGCTCCGTGACGCCCTGAAAATTAAAGATCTTTTTGTTTTTGACGGCAACAAAAACTGGGATAAAATAGAACGGATAGCAGTAAACTACCATAGAATCACAAAATCAAACCCCAAAGGGCTTCAAGACGAAAATTCCCACACGGAAACAGAAGATTACACAGAGCAATTGACAATTGACCGGGAATCTGAAAGCATCGAACACACACAGCGCATAAATTCGGAATACGCGGTCAGCCATAAATATCAAATTAAAAAAGCTGTGCTGGATTTTCTGGATTATTTCGACTCGGATACGCTGTTTGAATCTATTGAAGGCAATCCGGCCGATGCTGTTGAAGACCCAAATGAAAGCAGAGAGTACACTATAACGATTGACTTCAGAAAAAAGGCTCGGCGCATTATTCGAGGAAGTTACGATAAAAACGGCCTTCCCGAAGACTGGCCGGAGTTCATCGAGGAGCTCTCATGGGTTATGCGGCATTATGACTTCGGAGAAATTTTTAGGCCGTCTGTTTATTATAAAGAAAAGCGGCGCGCCAGTGATTATATTTTTTGCAGTGTCGCATTTGCAGATGGAGGTAAAACATACTACTACCTCACTGAGGATGATACCATTGAGATCGGTGACTGGGTCGTAGTTCCTGCCGGAAAAGAAGATCACACAGCGATTGTTGAGGTGGTGGAGATTGAATACTTTTCAAAAGATGCGGCGCCCTTTCCCATCGGGAAAACAAAGCATATTATGAAGAAGTGCGATGAGGAGGATTTAGATTAG
- a CDS encoding DEAD/DEAH box helicase yields MSRTQSAEKILEYWFALEFLSQDKYPDYRNTKNKIDKHKKKVINKTAKNKSIGDFILLTNKDIKKNLYEIVANEAFDCDMKKWGNLTIYIGKVKREKCIECISKILPFDQKDEKRPEKNNDTIAWMSLQLSPEGNYVRGSLSLSTIIWALNQIKSGKKDFSSSLDSKLYDNAVQEIEKKFFDKNIESTLADEQAKETIVDYFAEHETAREKELQEFSETAISIELLHKLYKAVEVMYIKGNIENTENAYEEVYGISFQLFADEKTKNKKEDDNYLGLSRNYYLDDLKYILGKVKDGDLDKSSYMRQDILNYITALKEEDSRINKRFDLVNPKLHGKDELLKQVNKILDIENAPLGKWPSRFMPVFMQQIAINLARSTGITNLFKENSKIFSVNGPPGTGKTTLLKEIVVNNVIERAVLLAKYDDPDKEAFEKNDFLQGDGPENAYSKYTRHWYSLKNDKINDYSILVTSCNNAAVENISKELPKSMLKDLRPLENDTDELKALLLEVRKLFDADESGVEETTHQGATYKDVYFTQYAKMLLGDDEVWGLIAAPLGKKSNLNDFYYNVLYPLGRDFYKTKDTALKRVESFQTAKKKFQEQLEIVKDMQNDLRRVGNLLVKKITLEKAVSKTCEQCKAVIAANKYEIEKDQKNIFELSNREREQQEKATVYEADLYQVEKNLQTKETELKNEKAKIKNFLEKEISARNSVGVISKIFNKSKYRAAMNLADEHKKDADEQKNIVSLLEAEINQIKESMRQIEEISNFTKRECLETEEQLKRLTKKVESENQKIAEYENEKQQACSRLEAAEKMYAAEIARLSSLDVVDQNVILDKKFMEQLFSDDVNVSTAAQVDNPWFTQRYNREREKLFGYAMRMNKEFVISSNHCRDNFVTLAQYWGLRLGDENERIVFHKEDREKMVSALFQTLFLLVPVISSTFASVGSLLKDVKESGKIGMLVVDEAGQAQPQIALGALYRSRRAVIVGDPKQVEPVVTDDLVLLKKAYKDDELKPYKRKTLSVQEFADQLNVFGTYLDNESDYPDWVGCPLLVHRRCISPMYEISNEISYSGIMKQQTSLPKPEKVEKFICDRSQWINVKGKEKGNTNHFVDAQGQKVCELLEIAFSKNPEPSVYIISPFTSVVSGIKEYIDKYCQECSGTTKINIKYILDNNQKKIGTVHTFQGKEADEVIFLLGCDTSEDAKGAIRWVNKNIVNVAVTRAKYRLYVIGDEEAWKASTYIHKAKQIIDTFAIKEIKVIFESNLTEQEKLEALAKASKALPPVTSFIDPKSEDSADTSTLIQGLYKEFLNSELTTEQLENFGFKGKKDLEKLAVDVKKNIYLGMKLYFLLKPVYNNANKQLDASCCSILFCKAIELQMKDCFTDSLKELFPNDMINGMGKGRREIPLKDARSKELTLGTFAQILKQNNSKLGDMMKMRGKNVHDALWWSSFQEKVKDCANKRNRCCHAGLFTWRDHESLLSDIFRKDEKEKNRDRKIDGLLFESQVGKELKRLR; encoded by the coding sequence ATGAGCAGAACGCAATCAGCAGAAAAAATTTTAGAATATTGGTTTGCACTAGAATTTTTGTCACAAGACAAGTATCCAGATTATAGGAACACAAAGAATAAAATAGACAAACATAAGAAAAAGGTTATAAATAAAACGGCAAAGAATAAATCGATTGGGGATTTTATTTTACTGACAAACAAAGACATTAAAAAAAATCTTTACGAAATAGTAGCTAATGAAGCATTTGACTGTGACATGAAAAAGTGGGGGAACTTAACTATTTACATAGGTAAAGTTAAAAGAGAAAAGTGTATTGAATGTATTTCCAAAATTCTACCATTTGATCAAAAGGACGAAAAGCGACCTGAGAAAAATAATGATACAATAGCATGGATGAGTCTGCAGCTTTCGCCGGAAGGAAACTATGTAAGGGGCTCCCTGTCTTTATCGACAATTATCTGGGCACTTAACCAGATAAAATCTGGCAAAAAAGATTTTTCCAGTTCTCTAGACAGCAAACTATACGATAATGCAGTACAAGAAATTGAGAAAAAATTTTTTGATAAGAATATTGAGAGCACTTTGGCTGATGAACAAGCAAAGGAAACAATAGTAGATTATTTTGCGGAACATGAAACAGCTAGAGAGAAAGAATTACAGGAATTTTCTGAGACCGCTATATCAATAGAGCTTCTACATAAACTGTATAAAGCTGTAGAAGTAATGTATATAAAGGGAAATATTGAAAATACAGAAAATGCATATGAGGAAGTATATGGAATAAGTTTTCAGCTGTTTGCAGATGAAAAAACAAAAAATAAAAAAGAAGATGATAATTATCTTGGATTAAGTCGTAATTATTACTTGGATGATTTGAAATATATTCTTGGAAAAGTAAAAGATGGTGATTTAGACAAATCTTCCTATATGAGACAAGACATCTTAAATTACATCACAGCATTGAAGGAGGAAGATTCCCGAATAAATAAAAGGTTTGATTTGGTTAATCCCAAATTGCACGGTAAAGACGAATTATTAAAACAAGTAAATAAAATTTTAGATATTGAAAATGCGCCATTAGGAAAATGGCCATCAAGATTTATGCCAGTGTTTATGCAGCAAATAGCTATAAATTTAGCAAGAAGTACGGGCATAACGAATCTTTTTAAAGAAAATAGTAAGATATTTTCTGTAAATGGTCCGCCAGGTACAGGAAAAACGACTCTGCTCAAAGAGATTGTGGTAAATAATGTCATTGAAAGGGCTGTTTTATTAGCTAAATATGATGATCCTGACAAAGAAGCATTTGAAAAAAATGATTTTCTACAAGGAGATGGTCCGGAGAATGCATATTCCAAATATACACGTCATTGGTATAGCTTAAAGAACGACAAAATCAATGATTATAGTATACTGGTAACCTCTTGTAACAATGCGGCGGTTGAAAACATTTCAAAAGAACTCCCGAAGAGTATGCTGAAAGATTTACGTCCTCTAGAAAATGATACTGATGAACTAAAAGCCCTGTTGTTAGAGGTTAGAAAGCTTTTTGATGCAGATGAGTCGGGTGTGGAAGAAACGACTCATCAGGGAGCGACGTATAAAGATGTGTATTTTACTCAATACGCAAAGATGCTTTTAGGCGACGACGAAGTATGGGGATTAATAGCTGCACCCTTGGGAAAAAAATCGAATTTAAATGATTTCTATTATAATGTCCTCTATCCATTGGGACGCGATTTCTATAAAACAAAGGATACAGCTCTAAAACGGGTTGAATCCTTTCAAACTGCTAAAAAGAAATTCCAGGAACAGCTGGAAATTGTAAAAGATATGCAAAATGATTTGAGGAGAGTCGGAAATTTATTGGTTAAAAAGATAACCCTAGAAAAAGCGGTGTCTAAAACATGTGAGCAATGTAAAGCTGTTATTGCAGCAAACAAGTATGAAATCGAGAAAGATCAAAAGAATATCTTCGAACTAAGTAATCGGGAGAGAGAACAGCAAGAAAAAGCAACAGTATATGAAGCTGATCTTTATCAAGTGGAAAAGAATCTGCAGACAAAAGAAACAGAGCTTAAAAATGAAAAAGCGAAGATTAAAAACTTTTTGGAAAAAGAGATTTCAGCAAGAAATTCAGTTGGTGTTATTTCTAAAATATTTAATAAATCCAAGTATAGAGCGGCTATGAATCTTGCTGATGAACACAAAAAAGATGCTGATGAACAAAAAAATATTGTATCTTTATTGGAAGCGGAGATAAACCAAATAAAGGAGAGCATGAGGCAAATAGAAGAGATAAGCAATTTTACAAAAAGAGAGTGTCTTGAAACGGAGGAGCAGCTTAAAAGATTGACAAAGAAAGTTGAAAGTGAAAATCAAAAGATTGCAGAATATGAAAACGAGAAACAGCAAGCATGCAGTAGACTGGAAGCTGCTGAAAAAATGTATGCAGCAGAGATAGCAAGGCTTTCAAGCTTAGACGTTGTCGATCAAAATGTTATTTTAGATAAAAAATTTATGGAACAATTGTTTTCTGATGATGTAAATGTGTCAACTGCTGCCCAGGTAGACAATCCTTGGTTTACACAGAGATATAACCGAGAAAGAGAAAAATTATTCGGCTATGCAATGAGAATGAACAAAGAATTTGTCATTTCATCAAATCATTGTAGAGATAATTTTGTAACCTTAGCTCAATATTGGGGATTAAGGCTGGGTGATGAGAATGAAAGAATTGTTTTTCATAAAGAAGATAGGGAAAAAATGGTTTCTGCTCTTTTCCAAACGCTATTTTTATTAGTGCCAGTGATTTCTTCGACTTTTGCCTCTGTTGGAAGTTTGCTAAAAGATGTGAAAGAATCTGGTAAAATTGGAATGCTTGTCGTTGACGAGGCAGGCCAGGCCCAGCCTCAAATAGCTCTAGGAGCACTGTACAGGAGCCGTAGAGCTGTGATTGTAGGAGATCCTAAACAAGTTGAACCTGTTGTCACAGATGATTTGGTTTTATTGAAAAAAGCATATAAAGATGATGAATTAAAGCCGTATAAGAGAAAAACACTTTCTGTACAGGAATTCGCGGATCAGTTAAATGTTTTTGGGACATATTTGGATAATGAATCGGATTATCCAGACTGGGTCGGTTGTCCATTACTGGTTCATAGGCGTTGTATTTCTCCGATGTATGAGATTTCAAATGAGATTTCTTATAGTGGTATTATGAAACAGCAGACAAGTCTACCAAAACCTGAAAAAGTTGAGAAGTTTATTTGTGATAGATCACAGTGGATAAATGTAAAAGGGAAAGAGAAAGGAAATACAAACCATTTTGTAGATGCTCAGGGGCAAAAAGTTTGTGAATTGTTGGAGATCGCTTTTTCTAAGAATCCAGAACCTAGTGTATACATTATCAGCCCATTCACAAGCGTTGTTTCGGGAATAAAAGAGTATATAGATAAATATTGTCAAGAATGCAGCGGCACAACAAAGATAAATATAAAGTATATTCTTGATAACAATCAGAAAAAAATTGGAACCGTTCACACCTTCCAAGGTAAAGAAGCTGATGAGGTTATCTTTTTACTGGGATGTGATACAAGTGAAGACGCAAAAGGTGCAATTCGTTGGGTCAACAAAAACATTGTAAATGTTGCAGTGACACGAGCTAAATACAGGCTGTATGTCATTGGAGATGAAGAAGCATGGAAGGCGTCAACCTATATTCATAAAGCAAAACAAATAATCGATACATTTGCTATAAAGGAAATCAAGGTTATTTTTGAATCAAATCTTACAGAGCAGGAAAAACTGGAGGCGTTAGCAAAAGCATCAAAAGCATTGCCGCCGGTGACTTCCTTTATAGACCCTAAATCCGAAGATAGTGCTGATACATCAACCTTGATTCAAGGGTTATATAAAGAGTTTTTGAATTCAGAATTGACAACAGAACAATTAGAAAACTTTGGATTTAAAGGCAAAAAAGATTTGGAGAAATTGGCGGTGGACGTCAAAAAAAATATATACCTTGGAATGAAACTTTATTTTCTGCTTAAGCCAGTATACAATAACGCAAACAAACAATTGGATGCTTCTTGTTGCTCGATTCTTTTCTGCAAAGCAATAGAATTGCAGATGAAGGATTGCTTTACCGATAGTTTAAAAGAGCTTTTCCCGAATGACATGATCAACGGAATGGGGAAAGGAAGACGAGAGATACCGCTTAAAGATGCTCGGAGTAAAGAACTTACGCTAGGAACATTTGCCCAAATTTTAAAGCAGAATAACTCGAAGCTTGGAGACATGATGAAAATGCGGGGAAAGAATGTGCATGATGCGCTTTGGTGGAGCTCCTTCCAGGAAAAAGTGAAGGACTGTGCGAATAAAAGAAATAGGTGTTGCCACGCTGGACTTTTTACTTGGAGAGATCATGAATCACTGTTAAGTGATATATTTAGAAAAGATGAAAAAGAGAAAAATAGAGATAGAAAAATTGATGGACTTTTGTTTGAAAGTCAAGTAGGTAAAGAATTGAAAAGATTGCGGTAA
- a CDS encoding UvrD-helicase domain-containing protein has product MAAKGQLTDKGWLSEEDKVMKLIREGHNFVLKGGAGSGKTYSLVQILSRIQAEKPWARIACITYTNAAAIEIRNRVSNEKLWVSTIHDFLWRVISSFQREMKETLIHLVNNSEERLWYPDKATVDMNDFPSDITYQEYTKLGSGTISHDEVLLLANRMFRDYPKLCDILIDSYSFIFVDEYQDTDELVMELLLSHLSGQNITKKNMIGFFGDTMQSVYKESDNDRAEWFENNVVEVQKNQNRRNPIAVINLANTIRTDGLTQTPSDDENAPNMQNGIPVEGSITFLHSKSLDIDKVRESRFCAGWDFSNPKETKELRLTHNLIADDAGFLDLLSVYDKDPITKFRREFEKEARNQKYEFDKDAGFETVLKGMVWNYNSKTHCRKSHLDVFLQDIKRKECFNYVKDWPYLKVKKIYLDKEMLLDDAVRIDAKNTHKPRKSAIIRHLVKIQEILLLYQTKDFHDLIRKTSFRVYSTKDKQALKKIVDQCTSQSNEMTIKEMIDYADSTKLCVKDDAFNMYIQEHEYEYWRVLDIPFERFAKCYHYIEGKTVLSTQHKIKGQEFKNVLVILHNGDWAKYNFEYLLNEGIKDTLKAGKKKSFNTILNRTKKLFYVCCTRTKENLVVYYPSPTQEVIESARNLFGLINCYCLDD; this is encoded by the coding sequence ATGGCTGCGAAAGGACAACTGACCGATAAAGGATGGTTATCTGAAGAAGATAAGGTCATGAAGCTTATTCGGGAAGGGCATAATTTTGTTCTTAAAGGTGGTGCGGGAAGCGGAAAGACCTACTCGCTTGTGCAGATATTGAGCCGGATTCAAGCAGAAAAACCATGGGCCAGAATTGCGTGTATCACTTACACAAATGCCGCAGCGATTGAAATACGCAACCGGGTGAGTAATGAAAAATTGTGGGTATCAACGATTCACGATTTTCTTTGGCGCGTGATCTCATCATTTCAGAGGGAAATGAAAGAGACACTCATTCATCTGGTGAATAACTCCGAAGAAAGACTTTGGTATCCAGACAAAGCTACTGTTGATATGAATGATTTTCCTTCAGACATTACCTACCAGGAGTACACAAAACTTGGGAGTGGAACAATCTCCCACGATGAAGTGTTATTGCTGGCGAATCGAATGTTTCGAGACTACCCAAAGCTTTGTGATATTCTCATAGACAGCTATTCATTTATTTTTGTGGATGAATATCAGGATACAGACGAACTGGTGATGGAACTTCTTCTTTCACATTTGAGTGGACAAAATATAACTAAGAAGAATATGATTGGCTTTTTTGGCGACACCATGCAATCTGTTTATAAAGAGTCCGATAATGATAGGGCTGAATGGTTTGAGAACAATGTTGTTGAAGTACAGAAAAATCAAAACCGCCGCAATCCTATAGCTGTCATTAATTTGGCGAACACAATTCGAACAGACGGATTAACACAAACCCCTTCAGATGATGAAAATGCGCCAAATATGCAAAATGGCATTCCGGTTGAGGGCAGTATCACGTTTTTGCATTCTAAGAGTTTAGATATCGACAAAGTACGCGAGTCAAGATTTTGTGCAGGATGGGATTTTAGTAACCCGAAAGAGACGAAAGAGCTGAGGCTTACACACAATTTGATCGCTGATGATGCGGGATTCCTTGACTTGCTGTCTGTTTATGATAAAGATCCGATTACAAAATTCAGAAGAGAGTTTGAGAAAGAGGCAAGAAATCAAAAATATGAATTTGACAAAGACGCAGGATTTGAAACGGTTTTAAAAGGTATGGTATGGAACTATAACAGTAAAACGCATTGCAGAAAAAGTCATCTGGATGTATTTCTTCAAGATATAAAAAGAAAAGAATGTTTTAATTATGTGAAGGACTGGCCTTATTTGAAAGTAAAAAAAATATATCTTGATAAAGAGATGCTTCTTGACGATGCAGTCCGCATAGATGCAAAAAATACGCATAAACCGCGCAAAAGCGCAATTATCAGACATCTTGTCAAAATTCAGGAAATATTATTATTGTACCAGACAAAAGATTTTCATGATCTGATACGCAAAACATCATTTCGTGTTTATAGTACAAAAGATAAGCAAGCGCTAAAAAAAATCGTCGATCAATGCACAAGCCAATCAAATGAAATGACTATCAAAGAAATGATTGATTATGCTGACAGCACAAAACTTTGTGTTAAAGATGATGCATTTAATATGTATATTCAGGAACATGAATATGAGTATTGGCGCGTTTTAGATATTCCTTTTGAACGATTCGCAAAATGTTATCATTACATTGAAGGAAAAACCGTTCTATCGACACAGCACAAAATTAAAGGACAGGAGTTTAAAAACGTACTTGTCATTCTTCATAACGGCGATTGGGCAAAATATAATTTTGAATATTTGCTGAATGAGGGAATAAAGGATACATTAAAGGCGGGAAAAAAGAAAAGCTTTAATACGATTCTTAACCGGACGAAGAAGTTATTTTATGTCTGTTGTACAAGGACAAAGGAAAATTTAGTGGTGTATTATCCATCTCCCACACAAGAAGTTATCGAAAGTGCTCGAAATTTATTTGGTCTAATAAATTGTTATTGTTTGGATGATTAA